A window of the Pristiophorus japonicus isolate sPriJap1 chromosome 13, sPriJap1.hap1, whole genome shotgun sequence genome harbors these coding sequences:
- the LOC139278005 gene encoding potassium voltage-gated channel subfamily A member 1 yields the protein MTVLAGDHIDEASALPGHPQDSYPPDNDDHECCERVVINISGLRFETQLKTLAQFPNTLLGNPKRRMRYFDPLRNEYFFDRNRPSFDAILYYYQSGGRLRRPVNVPLEMFSEEIKFYELGEEAMEKFREDEGFIREEERPLPENEYQRQVWLLFEHPESSGPARGIAIVSVMVILISIVIFCLETLPQLKDDRKRTMQVGNTTIPYKSNILTDPFFIVETLCIIWFSFELIVRFFACPSKAEFFKNIMNFIDIVAIIPYFITLGTELAEEDEGNLTGEQATSLAILRVIRLVRVFRIFKLSRHSKGLQILGQTLKASMRELGLLIFFLFIGVILFSSAVFFAEADDPDSFFTSIPDSFWWAVVSMTTVGYGDMYPVTIGGKIVGSLCAIAGVLTIALPVPVIVSNFNYFYHRETEGEEQAQYMHVSCPNIASDSDLRSRSSSIISKSEYMEIEEDVNNSIDNFREANLRTGNCTVANQNCVNKSKLLTDV from the coding sequence ATGACGGTGCTCGCCGGCGACCACATCGACGAAGCGTCGGCTTTGCCCGGCCACCCGCAGGACAGCTACCCGCCCGACAACGACGACCACGAGTGCTGCGAGCGGGTGGTCATCAACATCTCGGGGCTCCGCTTCGAGACCCAGCTCAAGACCCTGGCCCAGTTCCCCAACACCCTGCTGGGCAACCCCAAGAGGCGGATGCGCTACTTCGACCCTTTGCGCAACGAGTATTTCTTCGACCGCAACCGCCCCAGCTTCGATGCCATCCTGTACTACTACCAGTCGGGCGGCCGGCTCCGCAGACCCGTCAATGTGCCGCTCGAGATGTTCTCCGAGGAGATCAAATTCTACGAGCTGGGCGAGGAGGCGATGGAGAAGTTCCGGGAGGACGAGGGTTTTATCCGGGAGGAGGAGCGGCCCTTGCCCGAGAATGAGTACCAGCGCCAGGTCTGGCTGCTCTTTGAGCACCCCGAGAGCTCAGGGCCGGCCCGGGGCATCGCCATCGTCTCGGTCATGGTCATCCTCATCTCCATCGTCATCTTCTGCCTGGAGACCCTGCCGCAGCTAAAGGACGACAGGAAGCGGACCATGCAAGTGGGCAACACCACCATCCCCTACAAGTCCAACATCCTCACCGACCCCTTTTTCATCGTGGAGACCCTGTGCATCATCTGGTTCTCCTTCGAGCTGATCGTCCGCTTCTTCGCCTGCCCCAGCAAGGCGGAGTTCTTCAAGAACATCATGAATTTTATCGACATCGTGGCCATCATCCCCTATTTCATCACCCTGGGCACCGAGCTGGCCGAGGAGGACGAGGGCAACTTGACCGGGGAGCAGGCCACTTCTCTGGCCATCCTGCGGGTCATCCGCTTGGTTCGAGTGTTTCGGATTTTCAAGCTGTCCCGGCACTCGAAAGGCCTCCAGATCCTGGGGCAGACTCTGAAAGCCAGCATGAGGGAGCTGGGACTGCTGATCTTTTTTCTCTTCATCGGAGTCATTTTGTTTTCCAGCGCCGTGTTCTTCGCGGAAGCTGACGACCCCGACTCGTTCTTCACCAGCATCCCGGACTCCTTCTGGTGGGCGGTGGTGTCCATGACCACGGTGGGCTACGGCGACATGTACCCCGTCACCATCGGGGGCAAGATCGTGGGCTCGCTGTGCGCCATCGCCGGGGTGCTGACCATCGCCCTGCCCGTGCCCGTCATCGTGTCCAACTTCAACTACTTCTACCACCGGGAGACCGAGGGCGAGGAGCAGGCTCAGTACATGCACGTTAGCTGCCCGAACATCGCCTCGGACAGCGACTTGCGAAGCCGCAGCTCTTCCATCATCAGCAAGTCGGAGTACATGGAGATCGAGGAAGACGTGAACAACAGCATAGACAATTTCAGAGAGGCAAATCTCAGAACTGGCAACTGCACTGTAGCGAACCAAAACTGTGTAAACAAAAGTAAACTGCTCACTGATGTGTAA